One segment of Methanolinea sp. DNA contains the following:
- a CDS encoding 30S ribosomal protein S6e → MAEFKIVLSDQKTGRSYKVDVSGGAAGALIGKRIGDEVDMGILGLPGYRMEITGGSDRDGTPARKNLPFAGRRKVLLSGGPGFRPTREGQRKRKTLRGNEITPEFVQINARVVQYGEKPLDELIPKPAAEEKKK, encoded by the coding sequence ATGGCAGAGTTCAAGATCGTTCTGTCCGATCAGAAGACGGGCCGCTCCTACAAGGTGGACGTGAGCGGCGGGGCGGCCGGCGCCCTGATAGGCAAGCGCATCGGCGACGAGGTCGACATGGGTATCCTCGGGCTGCCGGGGTACAGGATGGAGATCACGGGAGGGTCCGACAGGGACGGGACCCCTGCCCGGAAGAACCTCCCGTTCGCGGGCCGGCGCAAGGTCCTCCTCTCCGGCGGACCGGGGTTCAGGCCCACGCGCGAGGGGCAGCGGAAGAGGAAGACCCTCCGCGGGAACGAGATCACCCCCGAGTTCGTCCAGATCAACGCGCGCGTCGTCCAGTACGGGGAAAAGCCGCTCGACGAGCTCATCCCGAAGCCCGCCGCGGAAGAGAAGAAGAAGTAA